Proteins encoded together in one Alteribacter keqinensis window:
- a CDS encoding quinone oxidoreductase family protein — translation MKAIVLNETGGPNQLAYQEVEKPKPAEGEVLIRLKHASLNRRDVFITHGLYPGIKLPSVLGADGSGVVAETDRADGVKKGDEVLINPGLNWGDNPHVNSPQFNILGMPSNGTYAEFVKVPVENIYKKPEYLTFQEAAALPLAAVTAYRAVVTRGNVQEGETVLIPGIGSGVALFALQIAKAKGARVFITSGSDEKIEKAKDLGAEDGVNYKKDGYVKSLREMMGSADLSIDGVGGESFMDLISLARPGGRIVNFGATTGPVPSFLLPKLFFKHLDMKGTTMGSPQDFEEMLAFFSNHKIRPVLDRSFPLEAAAEAQLYMESGKHFGKITLEIDSTI, via the coding sequence ATGAAAGCAATTGTGTTAAATGAAACGGGAGGTCCGAATCAGCTTGCGTATCAGGAAGTTGAAAAGCCAAAGCCCGCAGAGGGTGAAGTGCTGATCCGGCTTAAGCATGCGTCACTGAACCGAAGAGATGTTTTTATCACTCACGGTCTGTATCCAGGTATCAAACTTCCATCTGTACTTGGAGCAGACGGATCCGGGGTTGTAGCAGAAACAGATCGTGCAGATGGAGTGAAGAAAGGTGACGAGGTTCTCATTAACCCGGGACTCAACTGGGGAGATAACCCTCACGTAAACAGTCCGCAATTCAACATTTTAGGGATGCCTTCTAATGGTACCTATGCAGAATTCGTTAAAGTTCCCGTTGAAAACATATACAAAAAACCGGAATATCTTACGTTTCAGGAGGCAGCTGCATTGCCTCTTGCCGCAGTTACGGCCTATCGTGCTGTTGTGACAAGAGGAAACGTGCAAGAGGGGGAAACAGTGCTAATTCCAGGTATCGGCAGCGGCGTTGCCTTGTTTGCCCTGCAGATTGCTAAAGCGAAAGGAGCGAGAGTGTTTATCACCTCCGGCAGCGATGAAAAAATTGAAAAAGCAAAAGACCTTGGAGCTGAAGATGGTGTCAATTACAAAAAAGATGGCTATGTAAAATCGCTGAGAGAAATGATGGGCTCGGCGGATTTATCCATTGACGGCGTAGGGGGAGAATCATTCATGGATTTAATTTCCCTTGCCAGGCCCGGAGGAAGAATTGTAAATTTTGGAGCGACTACAGGACCTGTTCCAAGTTTTCTTCTGCCTAAATTGTTCTTTAAGCACCTCGACATGAAGGGAACAACAATGGGAAGCCCTCAGGATTTTGAAGAGATGCTGGCATTCTTTTCAAATCACAAAATCCGTCCGGTTCTTGACAGGTCATTTCCTCTGGAAGCGGCCGCAGAAGCACAATTGTACATGGAATCAGGTAAGCACTTCGGAAAAATCACATTGGAAATAGACTCAACAATATAA
- a CDS encoding amidase family protein produces MNSKIYRKLDATDLAELVQKNEVSAVELVKASYDRLLEVNNILNAVVHTRYEKALEDAKKVNPDQGPFSGVPLLVKNLSQAIKGEPLTGSSRLLQSTIAKSDSNLVAKLRNGGSVFLGSTNTPEFGLKNISEPVMYGPTRNPADHRYSAGGSSGGSAAAVAGGIVPVAGASDGGGSIRIPASFTGLVGLKPTRGRTPVGPGAGRQWQGAAIDFVLSRSVRDSAGMLDLLQVVQPEAAFQTPLFQGSYMTELNKGIDKNWRVGFSLCSPVGTPVSEDAKEAVLKTIRWLEEQGVAVEEHAPDIDGTSLMEQYYIMNAGEMAGLIQTFEQSLNRKLVAEDMEIESWILGEAGKKVSAADFTKSLAAWDTAALKTVEYHNKFDYYITPATAFSAPEIGELTHSAESCGSLIENVQSLDYKGQQELIYEMFLPSLTYTPFTQLANLTGQPAISIPVHKTTLGMPVGVQAMAMKGREDKLLRLAGALEQSPLWAQELNK; encoded by the coding sequence TTGAATAGTAAAATTTACAGGAAGCTTGATGCTACTGATCTTGCAGAACTTGTACAAAAAAATGAAGTGAGTGCTGTTGAGCTGGTCAAAGCTTCTTATGACCGCCTTCTTGAAGTTAATAATATCTTGAATGCTGTTGTGCACACAAGATACGAAAAAGCGTTGGAAGATGCCAAAAAAGTAAACCCGGATCAGGGACCATTTTCAGGCGTTCCTTTATTGGTGAAAAATCTCTCGCAAGCCATAAAAGGTGAACCTCTCACCGGGAGTTCCCGTCTCCTCCAGTCAACAATTGCGAAGTCGGATTCAAACCTCGTAGCAAAACTCAGAAATGGCGGATCTGTCTTTTTAGGATCAACAAATACTCCGGAATTTGGATTGAAAAATATCAGTGAACCGGTCATGTATGGCCCTACGAGAAATCCTGCTGATCACCGTTACTCTGCAGGCGGCTCAAGTGGCGGATCTGCGGCAGCTGTGGCCGGTGGTATCGTTCCCGTAGCCGGTGCAAGTGACGGGGGAGGCTCCATCCGCATTCCTGCTTCTTTTACCGGCCTGGTGGGATTGAAACCTACAAGAGGAAGAACGCCTGTTGGACCTGGCGCAGGAAGGCAGTGGCAGGGGGCGGCCATTGATTTTGTGCTCAGCCGTTCAGTAAGGGACAGTGCAGGGATGCTCGATCTTCTCCAGGTTGTTCAGCCTGAAGCAGCTTTTCAGACACCTTTGTTTCAAGGCAGTTATATGACAGAGTTGAATAAGGGGATCGACAAAAATTGGAGAGTCGGGTTTTCCTTATGTTCACCAGTAGGTACGCCAGTTTCAGAAGATGCGAAGGAAGCGGTGTTAAAAACAATCAGATGGCTTGAAGAGCAGGGTGTTGCTGTTGAAGAACATGCCCCGGATATCGACGGAACTTCCCTGATGGAGCAGTATTATATAATGAATGCAGGTGAAATGGCCGGATTGATTCAAACCTTTGAACAATCTCTCAACCGGAAACTGGTTGCAGAAGATATGGAAATAGAGTCATGGATTTTAGGAGAAGCAGGGAAAAAAGTTTCCGCTGCAGACTTTACAAAAAGTCTGGCCGCGTGGGATACGGCAGCCCTGAAAACGGTAGAATATCACAATAAATTTGATTATTACATCACACCTGCTACCGCTTTTTCAGCACCGGAGATAGGAGAGCTGACACATTCTGCAGAAAGCTGTGGAAGCCTCATTGAAAACGTTCAATCTCTGGATTATAAAGGACAGCAGGAACTGATTTATGAGATGTTCCTTCCCAGTTTAACGTACACTCCTTTTACTCAGCTGGCTAACCTCACAGGACAGCCGGCAATCAGCATTCCTGTTCATAAAACCACCCTGGGCATGCCTGTTGGCGTACAAGCAATGGCTATGAAAGGGCGGGAGGATAAATTACTCAGACTTGCGGGAGCATTGGAACAGTCCCCGTTATGGGCTCAGGAACTGAATAAGTAA
- a CDS encoding LLM class flavin-dependent oxidoreductase has protein sequence MERKQLKDIRFSVLDLAPILENGTVRQTFENTIDLARHSEALGYHRYWLAEHHNMPGIASSATSVLIGHVAGKTSSIRVGSGGIMLPNHAPLVIAEQFGTLEHLYPGRIDLGLGRAPGTDFQTSRALQRDQKGGMEFPQMLEELMHYLEPGQSEGVRAIPGEGTNIPVWLLGSSGFSARLAGELGLPFAFASHFAPDNTLPALELYRSTFQPSDILEKPYAMVGVNVIAAETDEKAMFLATSQQQQFLELVRGKPGPLKPPVDDINAFCLPHEREAIERQLGSSITGSRETVQEKLQAFLNDTQADEMMIHSQIYEHKERLRSFEIVKNIHGSGRA, from the coding sequence ATGGAAAGAAAACAGCTTAAAGATATCCGTTTTTCAGTACTTGATTTAGCACCAATACTTGAAAATGGAACTGTCAGACAAACATTTGAAAATACTATTGACCTTGCCAGGCACTCCGAGGCTCTCGGTTATCACAGATACTGGCTTGCAGAACATCACAACATGCCCGGCATTGCCAGCTCCGCAACATCGGTTCTTATTGGTCATGTAGCAGGAAAAACATCATCAATCAGAGTGGGATCTGGAGGAATTATGCTTCCAAACCATGCCCCCCTTGTCATAGCAGAACAGTTTGGAACGCTCGAACACCTTTATCCGGGACGAATTGATCTTGGACTGGGACGCGCACCGGGTACAGACTTTCAAACAAGCCGCGCCCTTCAAAGGGATCAAAAAGGGGGAATGGAATTTCCTCAAATGCTGGAGGAGCTGATGCATTACCTGGAGCCGGGGCAAAGTGAAGGTGTACGTGCTATCCCGGGTGAAGGGACGAACATTCCGGTGTGGCTTCTGGGCTCAAGTGGTTTCAGTGCCCGCCTGGCAGGCGAGCTTGGACTCCCTTTTGCATTTGCGAGTCATTTCGCCCCGGACAACACGCTGCCGGCACTTGAATTATACAGAAGTACATTTCAGCCTTCTGACATTCTTGAAAAGCCATATGCGATGGTAGGTGTCAATGTGATTGCAGCGGAAACCGATGAAAAGGCAATGTTCCTTGCTACTTCACAACAACAGCAGTTTCTTGAGCTTGTGAGAGGAAAACCGGGTCCTTTAAAACCCCCGGTAGATGATATTAATGCATTCTGCCTTCCTCACGAGAGAGAAGCAATTGAAAGACAGCTAGGATCCTCGATTACAGGAAGCAGGGAAACCGTACAGGAAAAGCTGCAGGCGTTTCTAAATGATACTCAGGCAGACGAGATGATGATTCACTCACAAATTTATGAGCACAAAGAACGGTTACGTTCATTTGAAATTGTGAAAAACATACACGGTTCAGGACGGGCATAA
- a CDS encoding Ger(x)C family spore germination protein yields the protein MTFQKVGSFIIYALLLSGCVPTEVIDELQLIHTSGFDYIDEDVTQVTVSIPKYIGADQKTSTNIESETITASGTTAKGIRDKLDSKSPKIINNSKLSSVVYNQELAEKGIYELIDTYSRDPSVGQRMHLLVYEGNTKELLESHLSIEPEISRYISELVEQNTKHTDLPKTNIHVFLYRYHQDGMDAFLPYLGMSEDKLQVKGLAIFKDDKMVSSISMQESFLFKALVESFSEGTYEIKLEGNEYATFMNLIARTKYKLHYESGKPVLTAKVTAKGSLSEYSGGRLDEKKIKEFEDELTEQLKEEIKALIKKFQYLDADPLGLGFQVKTRTRGWNAEKWSETYPDLKVNVEVNTTITHGGISE from the coding sequence ATGACGTTTCAAAAAGTGGGTAGTTTCATTATTTATGCATTGTTACTTTCGGGCTGTGTCCCGACAGAAGTCATTGATGAACTGCAGCTGATTCATACCTCGGGGTTTGATTATATTGATGAAGATGTAACCCAGGTGACAGTGAGTATACCAAAATATATTGGTGCGGATCAAAAAACATCAACAAATATTGAAAGTGAAACCATTACCGCCAGCGGCACCACTGCAAAGGGTATCCGTGACAAATTGGATAGTAAATCGCCTAAAATAATTAATAATAGTAAGTTATCTTCAGTCGTATATAATCAGGAACTTGCAGAAAAAGGAATCTATGAATTAATTGATACCTACTCAAGAGACCCCTCTGTCGGTCAGAGAATGCACCTTTTGGTATATGAGGGAAATACAAAAGAGCTGCTGGAATCCCACCTTTCAATTGAACCGGAGATTTCCCGATATATCTCAGAATTGGTTGAGCAGAATACAAAGCATACAGATTTACCGAAAACCAATATCCATGTCTTTCTTTACCGGTATCACCAGGACGGGATGGATGCCTTTCTTCCCTATCTCGGAATGAGTGAGGATAAGCTTCAAGTGAAGGGGCTGGCCATCTTTAAAGATGACAAAATGGTTTCATCAATCTCGATGCAAGAATCATTTTTATTTAAGGCATTGGTTGAATCGTTCAGTGAGGGAACGTATGAAATTAAATTAGAGGGAAATGAATATGCCACTTTTATGAATCTGATTGCCCGGACGAAGTATAAGCTCCACTATGAATCAGGAAAGCCGGTTCTGACAGCGAAGGTAACAGCAAAAGGGTCACTGAGTGAGTATTCCGGTGGAAGATTGGATGAAAAAAAGATTAAAGAATTTGAAGATGAATTAACAGAGCAGCTAAAAGAGGAGATTAAAGCCTTAATTAAAAAATTTCAGTATTTAGATGCTGATCCCCTGGGTCTTGGCTTTCAAGTTAAGACGAGAACAAGGGGATGGAACGCTGAAAAGTGGTCAGAAACGTACCCTGACCTTAAAGTCAATGTAGAAGTGAATACCACCATCACCCACGGGGGCATCAGTGAATAA
- a CDS encoding GerAB/ArcD/ProY family transporter, which yields MQTKIPERNLISPFLVMFLINAMQVGVGVLGFPRYIAKDMEYDGWIAVIISGLITSAMIWVIYDILKRGNGDVVSINKQVFGKWIGGLFTFLLLTYLLSVTLVVLRTFTEVIQVWIFPNLSTWSITAVYCILAYYCIVKGFRVVTGVCFFGVILSLITYFSLIGPLEFMEIRNLLPLFDASLKDYLPGIKTIVLSYLGIKMLFIYYPFIKKPETSLKWALAGNFLTIFMYLLVSFAAFIYFSPKQLSLTIWPLLTMWQIIELPFLERFEYLAIPIWGLVVLPNICLGLWATSRGYKLLFSINQHQTLILLLMILFCASIVFETRQGIDQLNTVVSEIGFYFTYVYIPFLWVAQKIRLKGAQHDVSKSG from the coding sequence ATGCAAACAAAGATTCCCGAACGGAACCTCATCTCTCCTTTTTTAGTTATGTTCCTGATCAATGCCATGCAGGTAGGTGTTGGTGTGCTTGGCTTTCCCCGGTATATAGCAAAAGACATGGAATACGATGGGTGGATTGCTGTCATAATCTCAGGACTGATTACCTCTGCGATGATCTGGGTTATTTATGACATTCTAAAGCGTGGAAATGGGGATGTTGTGTCTATTAATAAACAGGTCTTCGGAAAATGGATCGGTGGCCTGTTCACTTTTTTGCTTCTTACTTATTTGCTCAGTGTTACTCTCGTCGTACTGCGGACGTTTACAGAAGTGATACAGGTGTGGATTTTTCCAAATCTCAGTACTTGGTCTATTACAGCAGTTTACTGCATCCTTGCCTACTACTGCATTGTAAAAGGGTTCAGAGTGGTCACAGGGGTTTGTTTTTTCGGGGTCATCCTGTCACTCATTACTTATTTCAGTCTGATCGGTCCCCTCGAATTTATGGAAATACGTAATCTTCTCCCTCTGTTTGATGCGTCATTAAAAGATTACCTGCCGGGAATCAAGACCATAGTCCTGAGTTATCTGGGAATTAAAATGCTTTTTATTTATTATCCATTTATAAAGAAGCCGGAAACAAGCCTTAAATGGGCTCTCGCCGGTAATTTTTTGACTATTTTCATGTACCTTCTTGTCTCTTTTGCAGCTTTTATCTATTTCAGCCCTAAACAGCTGAGTCTGACAATCTGGCCACTTCTGACAATGTGGCAGATTATCGAGCTTCCCTTTCTTGAGCGCTTTGAATACCTCGCTATACCTATATGGGGTCTTGTGGTTCTGCCGAATATATGTCTCGGACTGTGGGCTACAAGCCGCGGGTATAAGCTGTTGTTTTCAATTAATCAGCATCAGACACTCATTTTACTTCTCATGATCCTTTTCTGTGCCAGTATTGTATTCGAGACGCGGCAGGGAATCGACCAGTTGAATACGGTCGTTTCGGAAATCGGCTTTTACTTCACCTATGTTTACATTCCTTTTTTGTGGGTTGCACAGAAAATCCGGTTGAAAGGGGCTCAACATGACGTTTCAAAAAGTGGGTAG
- a CDS encoding spore germination protein, with protein sequence MVQKPEDQNNKVTDLPSLLSELGESADFTSEVIQINNSKVHLYYFKTLVDLSLMKKDFLPNLKKAESPSLYDINLSLPFDQIQATSDLEIIETKLLTGFVLILTQSSLQECLLVPLENGNLRDITVPEVEFSVLGPKQAFIEDLKTNIQLIRNRLPIRQFRMIELEVGTLTRTKVALLYLDGIADEENVNTMRQRIEDVDFDHIDDSSYLNQMIEDSTLSPFPQLIDTERPDRVAAVLSEGKVAVLVHGSPTAITGPTTFIEFFSAFDDYFSRWHVSSIIRIIRLFAVAFSIFATAIYVAVLTYHSQLIPRDLLATLIQSREAIPFPPIIEAVFLELTIELLREAGARLPTKVGQTIGIVGGIVIGTAAVEAGLTSNILLIIVALAALASFTTPIYRIGNTIRLLRFPFLFLAQLWGLIGVFIGIGFLIVHLLGLTSLGRPYLEPIFPPRLADFKDSVIRLPFSLQSERPAQMRPGKTKRFNEKNAKRKHDIDE encoded by the coding sequence ATGGTACAGAAACCGGAGGATCAGAATAATAAAGTCACCGATCTCCCTTCCTTATTATCCGAGCTTGGGGAGTCGGCTGACTTTACCAGTGAAGTCATTCAGATTAATAATTCGAAAGTACACTTGTACTATTTCAAAACCCTGGTAGACCTGTCTCTTATGAAAAAAGACTTTCTGCCGAATTTAAAGAAAGCTGAATCCCCATCCCTGTATGATATCAATCTGTCACTTCCCTTTGATCAGATCCAGGCCACTTCTGATCTTGAAATAATTGAGACGAAGCTGCTCACAGGGTTTGTTCTTATTCTTACTCAATCTTCTTTACAGGAGTGTTTACTTGTTCCCCTTGAAAATGGAAATTTAAGAGACATTACTGTTCCCGAAGTGGAATTCAGTGTACTTGGCCCTAAGCAGGCATTCATTGAAGATTTAAAAACGAACATTCAGCTTATTCGAAACCGTCTGCCGATCAGACAGTTCCGCATGATTGAACTGGAAGTCGGAACCCTTACTAGAACTAAAGTTGCTCTTCTGTATCTTGATGGCATTGCAGACGAAGAAAATGTGAACACGATGAGGCAGCGGATTGAGGATGTTGATTTTGATCATATCGATGACAGCTCCTACTTAAACCAGATGATTGAAGACAGCACCCTTTCTCCCTTTCCTCAGCTCATCGATACAGAACGGCCCGACCGGGTGGCTGCTGTATTGTCAGAAGGGAAAGTGGCTGTACTCGTTCATGGATCACCTACTGCTATCACAGGGCCGACAACCTTTATTGAGTTTTTCTCAGCATTTGATGACTATTTTTCAAGGTGGCACGTGTCATCCATCATCCGGATAATCAGACTTTTTGCTGTGGCGTTTTCTATCTTCGCTACAGCCATATATGTTGCTGTTCTTACCTATCACTCACAGTTAATACCCAGAGATCTGCTGGCGACGTTAATTCAATCAAGAGAAGCGATTCCTTTTCCCCCTATTATAGAAGCTGTTTTTCTGGAGTTGACGATTGAGCTTTTACGCGAGGCCGGTGCAAGGCTCCCTACAAAAGTCGGACAAACCATTGGTATCGTTGGAGGAATTGTTATTGGTACCGCGGCAGTTGAAGCAGGGCTTACGAGTAATATTCTGTTGATCATCGTCGCACTGGCTGCTCTCGCCTCCTTTACAACGCCCATTTACAGGATTGGTAATACCATCCGTCTTCTTCGGTTCCCTTTTCTTTTCCTGGCCCAGCTGTGGGGCCTGATCGGGGTTTTTATCGGCATCGGTTTTTTAATCGTTCACCTTCTTGGCCTTACATCCCTTGGCAGACCTTACTTGGAACCGATTTTTCCGCCGCGGCTTGCAGATTTTAAAGACTCCGTAATCAGGCTCCCTTTCAGTTTACAATCTGAACGTCCTGCGCAGATGAGACCGGGAAAAACGAAGCGGTTTAATGAAAAAAATGCGAAAAGAAAACACGACATCGATGAATAA